One genomic region from Metallosphaera tengchongensis encodes:
- a CDS encoding RsmB/NOP family class I SAM-dependent RNA methyltransferase: MVNGIEYYLKKNEEKLFSYKIGEEEEKLAEKYGVLSYMVDRYLNFLGSKTEDFLSSCSVPLKQVVRCNTLKTDCDKLVDLLSERKFSLSKIGWSKFGYEVKKSPERPSLGATLEYMKGFYYIQGKASLIPPEVLSPSEEDIVLDMASSPGGKTTHMAQLMKNRGLIIGLEKNQRRIQKIKSNLSRLGVANTILFQMNGEDVLRLGLSFDKILLDAPCSGEGLMPLDPLRKTRTQPEDLKKFLKTQLELLVSAYKALKRGGRLVYSTCSVAPEEDEFVVNFVVKYMNAKIERISGFPAERGLTVYKGIEFEREIEDCIRTYPHSNGMEGFFVCSIRKE, from the coding sequence ATGGTGAATGGGATTGAGTACTATCTAAAAAAGAATGAGGAAAAGCTGTTTTCCTATAAAATCGGAGAAGAAGAGGAAAAACTAGCTGAGAAGTACGGTGTACTAAGTTACATGGTAGATAGGTACCTAAACTTTCTGGGAAGTAAAACAGAGGACTTCCTTTCGTCCTGCTCGGTACCGCTGAAACAAGTGGTGAGGTGCAACACCTTGAAAACCGACTGTGACAAACTAGTCGATTTATTAAGCGAAAGAAAATTTTCGCTCTCAAAAATTGGTTGGAGTAAATTTGGCTATGAGGTAAAGAAATCCCCTGAGAGACCCTCTTTAGGAGCTACCTTGGAATACATGAAGGGGTTCTATTATATTCAAGGAAAAGCCTCTTTGATACCACCCGAGGTTCTATCTCCCAGCGAAGAGGATATAGTTCTAGATATGGCGTCCTCACCAGGGGGCAAAACAACCCATATGGCCCAGTTGATGAAAAATAGGGGTCTGATAATAGGACTTGAAAAAAACCAGAGAAGGATACAAAAAATAAAATCTAACTTGTCCAGGTTAGGTGTAGCTAACACTATTCTGTTTCAGATGAATGGTGAAGATGTACTTAGGTTAGGATTATCCTTTGACAAGATTTTGCTGGATGCTCCATGCTCAGGAGAAGGTTTAATGCCACTTGATCCTCTTAGAAAGACGAGGACCCAACCAGAAGATTTAAAGAAATTTCTAAAGACTCAATTAGAGCTTCTGGTCTCAGCGTACAAAGCGCTAAAGAGAGGTGGAAGACTAGTATATTCTACATGCAGTGTAGCCCCTGAAGAAGACGAATTTGTTGTAAATTTTGTTGTAAAATATATGAATGCAAAAATAGAGAGGATAAGCGGTTTTCCTGCAGAGAGGGGCCTAACGGTGTACAAGGGAATAGAGTTTGAGCGTGAGATAGAGGACTGCATTAGAACATATCCTCACTCCAACGGGATGGAGGGATTCTTTGTATGTTCCATAAGAAAGGAATAG
- the cyaB gene encoding class IV adenylate cyclase, which translates to MTDVVEREIKVKLTIDPEAFLNTLLKEGYTYEGEEIHEDIYLNGENKDFRKTDEALRLRLVNGRAELTYKGPRLGTKSKSREEVTVTLDDKNGMLKILEKLGYRAVFTIKKRRKLLKKNGFTVCIDSVEDLGDFLEIEGINVSEDELMNFFNNFREKFKIKGDIIYKSYLEMRVGKS; encoded by the coding sequence ATGACCGATGTTGTAGAAAGGGAGATAAAAGTAAAACTAACAATAGATCCTGAAGCGTTCCTTAATACCCTTCTAAAGGAAGGCTACACTTATGAAGGAGAGGAAATTCATGAGGACATATACTTGAATGGCGAGAACAAAGATTTCAGGAAAACTGATGAAGCACTTAGACTTAGGTTAGTGAACGGTCGAGCTGAACTCACATATAAGGGACCTAGACTAGGAACCAAAAGCAAGTCTAGGGAGGAGGTCACAGTTACCCTGGACGATAAGAACGGGATGCTTAAAATACTTGAGAAATTGGGGTATAGAGCAGTCTTCACCATAAAGAAGAGAAGGAAACTCCTGAAAAAGAACGGATTTACGGTTTGTATAGATTCTGTAGAGGATCTTGGAGACTTCCTTGAGATTGAAGGGATCAATGTATCGGAGGATGAGTTGATGAACTTCTTTAACAACTTTAGAGAAAAATTTAAAATAAAAGGAGATATAATATATAAATCATATCTTGAAATGAGGGTAGGAAAAAGTTGA
- a CDS encoding SAM hydrolase/SAM-dependent halogenase family protein — MEAVIKKFNRHVDITYISPNAKNFNVIAGSYLLYTSYRYFRKNTIFLTVIDPGVGTSRKAIIIRTNNYHFVGPDNGVLYPASIEDGIISAVEISNRKIYLAKEISNTFHGRDIFSITAALISLKVPLDTFGNQLKKEQIQKLDLGSYRNNEKICTKVLYVDHFGNVSLGIKNVKVKQGQMAEIETGGKRFVVLTAKTFQDSEKDLLLYRNGYGFLELGLNKADASVVLNVKEGDEICVEQSILEDFSPFI; from the coding sequence ATGGAGGCTGTAATTAAGAAGTTTAATAGACATGTAGATATAACATATATTTCTCCCAATGCTAAGAATTTTAACGTAATTGCTGGCTCATATTTGCTATATACATCCTACAGATACTTCAGAAAGAATACGATCTTTCTTACTGTTATAGATCCTGGAGTTGGAACCAGTAGGAAGGCGATCATAATCAGAACTAACAACTATCACTTCGTTGGACCTGACAATGGAGTCCTTTACCCCGCCTCGATCGAGGATGGAATTATAAGTGCAGTAGAAATAAGTAATAGGAAAATTTATCTCGCCAAAGAGATATCAAACACCTTCCACGGAAGGGACATCTTTTCCATCACAGCAGCTTTGATTTCCTTGAAGGTCCCGTTGGACACGTTCGGAAACCAGCTTAAAAAAGAGCAAATCCAAAAATTAGATTTAGGGTCATATAGAAACAACGAGAAGATCTGCACCAAAGTGCTTTACGTTGACCATTTTGGGAACGTAAGCCTTGGGATCAAAAACGTAAAGGTCAAGCAAGGTCAAATGGCAGAGATTGAGACTGGAGGAAAACGCTTCGTTGTGTTAACTGCTAAGACCTTTCAGGACAGCGAAAAAGACCTCCTTCTATACAGAAATGGTTACGGTTTTCTTGAACTAGGATTAAATAAGGCAGATGCCTCAGTAGTCCTTAATGTGAAAGAAGGTGATGAGATCTGCGTAGAGCAATCTATCCTGGAAGATTTCAGCCCTTTCATTTAG
- a CDS encoding nicotinamide-nucleotide adenylyltransferase, translating into MRRAIYPGRFQPFHLGHLSVVKWSLERVDELIILIGSAQESHTLSNPFTAGERVEMIRKAMNNEGIPGDRYYLIPIPDILMNNVWAYHVRMYVPSFQTVVARNPLVLRLFREAGNDILVPPSFQREKYNSTLIRKYIITGEEWSDLVPNEVYTFIKSIKGDERLREITGTDKR; encoded by the coding sequence CTGCGTAGAGCAATCTATCCTGGAAGATTTCAGCCCTTTCATTTAGGGCACCTAAGTGTAGTCAAGTGGAGTTTGGAGAGAGTAGATGAACTTATCATCTTGATAGGGAGTGCTCAAGAGAGTCACACTCTGTCCAACCCCTTTACCGCTGGCGAGAGAGTAGAAATGATTAGGAAAGCAATGAATAATGAGGGAATTCCTGGAGATAGATATTACCTTATCCCCATCCCCGACATTCTCATGAATAATGTTTGGGCTTATCACGTAAGGATGTACGTTCCCAGTTTCCAAACCGTTGTGGCCAGAAACCCATTGGTTCTGAGGCTTTTTAGGGAGGCTGGAAACGATATTTTAGTTCCACCCTCCTTCCAACGGGAGAAATATAATTCAACTTTAATAAGAAAGTACATCATAACCGGAGAGGAATGGAGCGACCTTGTCCCCAACGAAGTCTATACTTTCATAAAAAGTATAAAAGGTGACGAAAGATTAAGGGAAATAACAGGTACTGATAAGAGGTGA
- a CDS encoding hotdog domain-containing protein: MYRTETFYNVFPWHTNHFGSLHGGIYMSWLIDSAGILMSSVSQGNYLLASVDYLYLVKPARIDDVVRVIAEAKASWRSSVEIEVRGCIKRNGKEELGAIGLMSYVAVDENGRPRPIKAEIPSNPDAELRRARRLERKKLTAEDTSELLPGMTFGRSYIRTIYPEHGFTNGILYAGKMYTMLDEALAIVAKLYSKGNTFTASAGAVDFLNPVRIGDILEIQGAIEYTGNTSLDVGAKIFAINHFRGTKTLVGRTVFSFVAIDDQGKPRPINKLEPASEYERRIMEMRLKEREERIKIGKTLQQRECQ; the protein is encoded by the coding sequence TTGTATAGGACTGAGACGTTCTATAACGTTTTTCCTTGGCATACAAACCACTTTGGCTCTCTCCATGGAGGAATATACATGAGTTGGCTAATCGACTCCGCTGGGATATTAATGTCCAGTGTTAGCCAGGGGAATTATCTTTTGGCCTCTGTGGATTACCTTTACTTGGTTAAGCCCGCTAGAATTGATGATGTAGTCAGAGTAATAGCCGAAGCCAAGGCCTCCTGGAGGAGCTCGGTCGAAATCGAGGTTAGGGGATGCATAAAGAGAAACGGAAAGGAAGAGCTTGGTGCCATCGGTCTTATGAGTTACGTGGCAGTGGATGAAAACGGCAGACCTAGACCCATAAAGGCTGAGATACCGTCCAATCCCGATGCTGAGCTCAGGAGAGCAAGGAGGTTGGAGAGGAAAAAATTAACCGCAGAGGATACATCGGAACTTCTCCCCGGCATGACCTTTGGAAGGAGTTACATTAGGACAATTTACCCTGAACATGGGTTTACTAATGGGATACTTTACGCTGGAAAGATGTATACCATGCTTGACGAAGCGTTGGCCATCGTAGCAAAACTCTATTCCAAGGGAAACACCTTCACCGCTAGTGCAGGAGCTGTGGACTTTCTCAACCCTGTGAGGATAGGAGATATCTTGGAAATCCAGGGGGCCATAGAGTATACTGGAAATACATCTCTTGATGTAGGGGCTAAGATATTCGCTATAAATCACTTCAGAGGCACTAAGACTTTAGTGGGAAGAACTGTTTTCTCATTCGTTGCCATAGATGACCAAGGAAAGCCCAGACCAATTAATAAGCTTGAACCAGCATCGGAATACGAAAGGAGAATCATGGAAATGAGATTGAAGGAAAGGGAGGAAAGAATAAAGATAGGGAAGACACTTCAGCAGCGGGAGTGCCAGTGA
- a CDS encoding DUF99 family protein: MRDLLISGVDDGFFPLSYKGRRGKAPLIVTLYEDLYFKDVKIDFITVDGDDGTEVFERISWGVTTIFDGITYAGFNYIVPRRNYILFYGGKPNLQKVELALEKHFHDRRKEIILNFIKNLVRIETRNGPVYIESDLELRYAKGIIERYQLVSKYPEPIRLAHVIGRTVGHWHSRC; encoded by the coding sequence ATGAGAGATTTGTTGATATCTGGCGTAGATGACGGTTTCTTCCCCCTTTCCTATAAGGGAAGGAGAGGAAAGGCTCCCCTTATTGTAACCCTCTATGAAGACCTGTACTTTAAGGACGTGAAGATAGACTTCATTACAGTTGACGGGGATGACGGCACTGAAGTGTTTGAGAGGATTAGCTGGGGGGTTACAACAATATTTGACGGAATTACTTACGCCGGTTTCAATTATATTGTACCTAGGAGGAACTACATTCTATTTTATGGAGGGAAGCCTAATCTACAAAAGGTAGAGCTAGCCCTGGAAAAACATTTCCATGATAGAAGGAAGGAGATTATACTAAACTTCATAAAGAACTTAGTAAGAATTGAAACAAGGAACGGACCGGTGTATATAGAGTCCGACCTAGAACTTAGGTACGCCAAGGGAATAATAGAGAGGTATCAATTAGTCTCTAAGTATCCAGAACCAATCAGGTTGGCCCACGTTATAGGTAGGACTGTGGGTCACTGGCACTCCCGCTGCTGA
- a CDS encoding Cdc6/Cdc18 family protein codes for MSDIIDEVLSSVRESFIFKNREYLLPDYVPEELPHRENEIKKLASILVQLYRGERPSNTFIYGLTGTGKTAVAKYVLANLQKKIKNFDYIYVNSRQSDTPYRILADIIEILGNKVPFTGLSTAELYRRIVKLLERTDKNIIIVLDEIDALVKKHGDDILYKLTRVNYDIHKSKVSIVGITNDVKFIDGLDPRVRSSLGEEELVFPPYNADQLEEILKKRANMAFREGVISDSIVRLCAALAARDHGDARRALDLLRVSGEIAEREKKREVSHEEVEKARIEIERDRVYEVIATLPFHSKLVLLSILKGLSKHDSLTTGEIYEIYKGQALFTGSEFVTQRRASDIINELDMLGIISAKVVNRGRYGKTKEVTLAVDSNIVLKALLESDERFVDIWRR; via the coding sequence ATGAGTGATATAATAGACGAAGTGCTGTCTTCGGTAAGGGAATCCTTCATATTCAAAAATCGAGAGTACCTTCTTCCTGATTACGTCCCTGAGGAACTCCCGCATAGGGAAAATGAGATTAAGAAGCTCGCTAGTATTTTAGTTCAGTTATACAGAGGGGAAAGACCGAGTAATACGTTTATTTATGGGTTGACCGGGACAGGAAAGACGGCTGTAGCTAAATATGTTTTGGCAAATCTTCAGAAGAAAATTAAAAATTTTGATTACATATATGTCAATTCTAGGCAGAGTGATACACCGTATAGGATTTTGGCAGATATCATTGAGATATTGGGGAACAAGGTCCCATTTACAGGGCTCTCAACAGCTGAGCTTTATAGGAGAATAGTGAAATTATTAGAAAGGACTGATAAAAACATAATTATAGTTTTGGATGAAATAGACGCACTGGTTAAAAAACATGGGGACGACATCTTGTACAAATTAACTAGGGTCAACTATGACATACATAAAAGCAAGGTGTCCATTGTAGGTATAACTAATGACGTGAAATTTATTGATGGATTGGATCCTAGAGTAAGGAGTAGCCTTGGTGAGGAAGAGTTGGTCTTCCCTCCTTATAATGCTGACCAGCTGGAAGAGATACTTAAGAAGAGAGCTAACATGGCCTTCAGAGAGGGGGTGATTTCAGATTCCATAGTAAGGCTTTGCGCAGCCCTTGCAGCCAGAGACCACGGAGACGCCAGAAGGGCCTTAGATCTACTTCGAGTTTCTGGAGAGATTGCGGAGAGGGAGAAAAAAAGGGAGGTTTCTCATGAGGAAGTTGAGAAGGCCAGAATAGAAATTGAGAGGGATAGGGTATACGAGGTCATAGCAACTCTCCCATTTCACTCTAAGTTAGTCCTCCTCTCTATTCTAAAGGGGTTATCTAAACATGACAGTCTGACTACTGGAGAGATCTACGAGATCTATAAGGGCCAGGCCCTCTTTACAGGATCTGAATTCGTCACTCAAAGGAGGGCTAGTGATATTATTAATGAGTTGGATATGCTGGGAATAATTTCAGCCAAGGTAGTTAATAGGGGTAGGTATGGAAAAACTAAGGAAGTTACGTTAGCTGTAGACAGTAACATAGTTCTTAAGGCTTTGTTGGAGAGCGATGAGAGATTTGTTGATATCTGGCGTAGATGA